From the genome of Winogradskyella forsetii, one region includes:
- a CDS encoding beta strand repeat-containing protein produces the protein MKNLTVIICVLMFTVVMSAQVGVGTTDPQAQLDIRSSDQANPINTDGILIPKVDDFPIINPTVAQDGMLIYATGTGVPTKGFYYWNNTLLTWISIVGVNKIDDLIDAKSDSDGTEDGSSVFLGIGAGINDDSSDNRNTGFGYQSLNSNITGSNNVTNGYQTLISNISGSNNVANGYMALSSNISGSNNVANGSFALSWNTIGNSNVANGSSALRFNVSGSNNIANGTFSLTFNSTGSSNIAIGNYALYDNSSGNDNIAIGTDALFGNVNSGNYNIAVGADALFNNSIGEHNIANGFRSLRQNTTASGSVAIGAEALESNTTGEQNIAIGRRALQSNITGASNIGIGYESLLNNTGSWNTALGTFAMQSNTSGNSNTAVGYRALNLNTTAAANTAIGNQSLHSNTTGAANTASGNEALYSNTTGAANTANGYRALFSNTTGGSNVAIGSSALYSTTTGFSNVATGHNSLSTNTTGSQNIATGIEALFSNTTGNNNVANGYRALNSNTTASGSVAIGTEALQNNTTGEQNVAMGSRALQNNETGASNVGIGYESLLSNTGSWNTAMGTFAMQSNTSGNSNTAVGYRALNLNTTAAANTAIGNQSLHSNTTGAANTALGNEALYSNTTGNANAANGYRALFSNTTGISNTATGSSALYNSTTGLSNVATGHNSLGSNTAGNQNVATGSLVLFSNTIGNNNVAYGYQALYNNETGSNSIAIGYQAGYNETGSNRLYIENSSSDDALIYGEFDTDLIRINGTLDVTNEINREATGNANIVPIAYGTVESNANVLSGTGNFTASISGGVISVSVNSETLNVYDTSCVVTPYSTAFRTSSIVISGGDLQVRIFNNSGSITPTTFQFTIYKL, from the coding sequence ATGAAAAATCTAACCGTCATCATTTGCGTCTTAATGTTTACAGTAGTAATGTCTGCACAAGTTGGTGTCGGAACAACCGACCCACAAGCACAATTGGATATACGATCATCAGATCAAGCAAATCCAATAAATACGGATGGCATTCTCATTCCAAAAGTTGATGATTTCCCTATAATAAATCCGACAGTAGCTCAAGATGGAATGTTAATTTACGCTACAGGAACAGGTGTGCCAACGAAAGGGTTTTACTATTGGAACAACACATTGTTAACATGGATTTCTATTGTAGGTGTAAATAAAATTGATGATTTAATAGATGCTAAAAGTGATAGTGACGGGACAGAAGATGGTTCATCTGTTTTTTTAGGTATTGGAGCGGGAATAAATGATGATAGTTCGGATAATAGAAATACAGGTTTTGGTTATCAGTCTCTTAACTCAAACATTACGGGATCTAATAATGTTACAAACGGCTATCAAACGTTAATTTCAAATATTTCAGGATCTAATAATGTAGCAAATGGATATATGGCATTATCAAGCAATATTTCAGGATCTAATAATGTAGCAAATGGATCATTCGCTTTATCATGGAACACTATAGGGAATAGTAATGTCGCAAATGGATCATCTGCACTTCGGTTTAATGTCTCAGGTTCTAACAATATTGCTAATGGAACTTTCTCTTTAACTTTTAACAGTACTGGAAGCTCTAATATAGCAATTGGGAATTATGCGCTATATGATAATAGTTCGGGAAATGATAATATTGCAATAGGTACAGATGCTCTATTTGGAAACGTGAATTCTGGAAATTATAATATTGCAGTAGGTGCAGATGCACTCTTTAATAATTCCATAGGAGAACATAATATTGCAAATGGTTTTCGATCATTAAGACAAAATACAACGGCGAGTGGAAGTGTTGCTATCGGCGCAGAAGCTTTAGAAAGCAATACCACAGGTGAACAAAATATAGCAATAGGAAGAAGAGCTCTACAAAGTAATATCACTGGAGCATCCAATATTGGAATTGGCTATGAATCGTTACTTAACAATACGGGAAGCTGGAATACAGCTCTGGGCACTTTTGCAATGCAATCTAATACCTCTGGAAATAGTAATACAGCTGTAGGATATCGAGCCTTAAATTTAAACACTACAGCCGCTGCTAATACGGCAATTGGTAATCAGAGTTTACATTCAAATACAACTGGTGCTGCTAATACGGCATCAGGGAATGAGGCATTATATTCTAATACAACTGGTGCTGCTAATACTGCAAATGGATATCGGGCTTTATTTTCAAATACTACAGGTGGTTCTAATGTAGCGATAGGGTCCAGCGCTTTATATTCTACTACAACGGGATTTAGTAATGTTGCAACTGGACATAATTCTTTGAGCACTAATACAACAGGCAGTCAGAACATTGCAACTGGGATTGAAGCATTATTTTCCAATACTACAGGTAATAATAATGTAGCCAATGGTTATCGAGCATTGAATTCCAATACAACTGCTAGTGGTAGTGTAGCCATCGGTACAGAAGCTCTGCAAAACAATACTACAGGAGAACAAAACGTAGCCATGGGGAGTCGAGCCTTACAGAATAATGAAACTGGAGCTTCAAATGTTGGCATAGGCTATGAGTCTTTGCTTAGTAATACTGGAAGCTGGAACACGGCTATGGGCACTTTTGCAATGCAATCTAATACCTCTGGAAATAGTAATACAGCCGTAGGATATCGAGCCTTAAATTTAAACACTACAGCCGCTGCTAATACGGCAATTGGTAATCAGAGTTTACATTCAAATACAACTGGTGCTGCTAATACGGCCTTAGGAAATGAAGCCTTATATTCAAATACAACAGGTAATGCCAATGCTGCAAATGGATATCGGGCTTTATTCTCAAATACTACAGGGATTTCTAATACAGCCACAGGATCGAGTGCTTTATATAATAGTACTACAGGATTGAGTAATGTGGCAACTGGACATAATTCGTTAGGCTCAAATACTGCAGGAAATCAAAATGTTGCCACAGGCAGCCTTGTTTTATTTTCTAATACTATTGGAAACAATAATGTTGCCTATGGGTATCAAGCACTATATAATAATGAAACAGGTTCTAATAGTATTGCAATTGGCTATCAAGCAGGTTATAATGAAACCGGCTCCAATAGATTATACATAGAAAATTCGAGTTCAGATGATGCACTTATTTATGGGGAATTTGATACGGACTTGATTCGTATCAACGGTACTTTAGATGTTACTAATGAAATAAATAGAGAAGCTACAGGAAATGCGAATATAGTACCTATCGCTTATGGAACTGTGGAGTCTAACGCAAACGTACTTAGTGGTACTGGCAATTTTACGGCGAGTATATCTGGTGGAGTTATTAGTGTAAGTGTTAATAGCGAAACCTTGAATGTTTATGATACCTCATGCGTAGTAACGCCTTATTCAACCGCGTTTAGAACTTCAAGTATAGTTATTAGTGGAGGAGATTTACAAGTCCGTATATTCAATAATTCTGGAAGTATAACACCAACTACTTTTCAATTTACTATTTACAAATTATAG
- a CDS encoding T9SS type A sorting domain-containing protein, producing the protein MKTKIHEDQNKFYTMRKKILMLLAIMVCSSSLFAQNVTFRLNWNSSNSEYELYVKRDITAVAPVTTGGTAAVTIVFPTDASETRALAHTSESVSSFNPAGVIRSPEASPGNDFYVFNSVGGSSYIGVLNADVEVLWMTFTPSDGNSEARLFENDTDPDSSAAGMLGINAQSDFYTITLAGAINEFAGNEVLGVEENELQQLSLYPNPASNKVNIESNHIIDSVEVYDILGKQVMLLKKTNEIDVSNLNSGIYLFKISMGNKVQTKKIVVE; encoded by the coding sequence ATGAAAACAAAGATTCACGAAGACCAAAATAAATTTTACACTATGAGAAAAAAAATACTTATGCTTTTAGCAATTATGGTATGTTCATCATCACTATTTGCACAGAATGTGACTTTCAGATTAAACTGGAATTCAAGTAATTCTGAATACGAATTGTACGTGAAACGGGATATAACAGCAGTTGCTCCAGTAACCACAGGCGGTACAGCCGCAGTGACGATCGTTTTTCCAACAGATGCATCTGAAACAAGAGCACTAGCACATACCAGTGAAAGTGTGTCTTCCTTTAATCCGGCAGGCGTTATTAGAAGTCCAGAAGCTTCACCAGGTAATGATTTTTATGTATTCAACTCTGTTGGCGGTAGTAGTTATATTGGTGTTTTAAATGCCGATGTTGAGGTATTATGGATGACTTTTACACCCTCTGACGGCAATTCTGAAGCAAGATTGTTTGAAAATGATACCGACCCTGACTCATCTGCGGCTGGTATGTTGGGCATAAACGCACAATCAGATTTCTATACCATTACACTCGCTGGCGCAATTAATGAATTTGCAGGTAATGAAGTTTTAGGTGTTGAAGAAAATGAATTGCAACAATTATCACTATATCCTAATCCTGCTTCGAATAAGGTAAATATTGAATCGAATCATATAATTGATAGTGTTGAGGTTTACGATATTTTAGGAAAGCAGGTAATGTTATTGAAAAAAACCAATGAGATTGATGTTTCCAATTTAAATTCAGGGATCTATTTGTTTAAAATATCAATGGGTAATAAAGTCCAGACAAAAAAAATAGTGGTGGAATAA
- a CDS encoding hemagglutinin protein yields the protein MKTTLTLTTIFLISFFGMAQSIEKFSIDSGGASATAGGIQILYTIGEVNVQEYSNTSLSVSEGFINADLKIRINPKMILQGPMLSPANAGLMNDNLRAAGYIPTTSPYTDAATCTAAVFNATGDNAIVDWVWVELRDKNNNTSVILSQSALLQRDGDVVSTDGVSFINLNVSADDYYVVVNHKNHLGIMTETPVLITKNSTPTIIDFTDVATGTYGTHAQVTLSSGDMALWAGDVNGDGLVNYSADVNRVSTDIILFPDNTEFSTSYDFVDGYFQSDVFLDGNVSFSNETNQLQLSVLLYPLNTSFSSQYNLFLEQLPSPSAMRSSLQLSREQVRLDQALEILINLN from the coding sequence ATGAAAACAACACTCACATTAACAACAATATTTCTCATTTCCTTCTTCGGAATGGCACAGAGTATCGAAAAATTCAGCATAGACTCTGGTGGAGCATCAGCAACTGCTGGTGGTATCCAAATCCTTTACACCATTGGCGAAGTCAATGTGCAAGAGTACAGCAATACAAGCCTTTCGGTTTCCGAAGGTTTTATAAACGCTGACCTAAAAATTAGAATTAATCCCAAAATGATTTTACAAGGGCCAATGCTCAGTCCGGCTAATGCAGGTTTAATGAACGACAACTTGAGAGCTGCTGGCTATATCCCAACCACAAGTCCCTATACAGATGCTGCCACTTGCACTGCTGCCGTATTTAATGCAACTGGAGATAATGCCATTGTCGATTGGGTTTGGGTAGAACTTCGAGACAAAAACAACAATACTTCGGTCATTTTATCACAGTCTGCGTTATTACAGCGCGATGGCGATGTGGTCTCTACAGATGGTGTGTCTTTTATAAACCTTAATGTCTCGGCAGACGATTACTACGTGGTCGTCAATCATAAAAACCACTTAGGAATAATGACGGAAACACCAGTTCTTATTACTAAAAACTCAACTCCGACAATTATAGATTTTACAGATGTTGCTACGGGCACTTATGGCACACATGCCCAAGTCACATTATCCTCTGGAGACATGGCACTTTGGGCAGGCGACGTTAACGGTGATGGATTGGTAAATTATTCTGCGGATGTTAACCGCGTTTCTACAGATATTATTTTGTTTCCCGATAATACGGAGTTTAGTACAAGTTACGATTTTGTTGACGGGTATTTTCAATCCGATGTCTTTCTCGATGGTAATGTATCCTTCTCCAATGAAACCAATCAACTGCAATTATCTGTACTGCTATATCCATTAAACACGAGTTTTAGTTCGCAATATAATTTGTTTTTGGAACAATTACCTTCTCCTTCTGCCATGAGAAGTAGTTTGCAACTAAGTAGAGAACAAGTACGGCTAGACCAGGCCTTAGAAATATTAATCAATTTAAATTAA
- a CDS encoding tail fiber domain-containing protein: MKSKIQEYQKKYLRTSKYTITLLAALLITTLSFAQQGINYKALLKDNLGNVLVSQSVGVQFQIREATANGSAVYTETHTQATDANGILVLNIGTGTTSDTFSAIDWSSNEHWLNVQIDITGGTDYTDLSTTQFMAVPYALSSANSATKINQLLDAKSDDDGSQNGSSVFIGVDSGLADDGSNNRNVGIGFETLKANTIGYNNLASGHSALKNNTEGHSNVANGANALTLNTTGYSNTAIGINTLSANTSGIQNTALGYNSLRNNTQGFGNVALGVEALFSNAEGIDNTANGYRALYSNTSGIWNSALGNRALYSNITGNNNTAIGRLALYDNISGDDNTAIGRSSLYLNTEGNRNTSAGHSALYSNITGNDNTAIGRSALFANTSGENNTSIGSYSLFTNTTGSNNTAMGHSALYSNTTGENNTAMGNSSLLTNTTGSNNTTLGNSALYSNTSGFNNIAIGIDALYFNTIGNSNTAIGSGTLYYNLDGVGNTAMGTGALGDNQDGTGNTAIGNLSLDRNRSGNYNTALGVRALDSNRKGLNNTAVGAFALSDLFCSSNLIIQNNIGIGYGAQVPSNCSSNQVRIGNTAITYAGIQVGWTVTSDKRWKENIRKLPYGLDMVMQLEPVDYTRKNNENKTREMGFIAQDLEVLLAKVGYKDQGFLTKDDDGYLSVRYNDFIALLTKALQEQQSIIDTQNSKIDRFENQMSSLSKRLEHLEAINN, encoded by the coding sequence ATGAAATCAAAGATTCAAGAGTATCAAAAGAAATATTTAAGAACAAGTAAATATACAATAACATTACTCGCCGCACTTTTAATTACAACATTAAGTTTTGCCCAACAAGGCATTAACTACAAAGCACTTCTAAAAGACAATTTAGGAAATGTTTTAGTGAGCCAGTCTGTTGGTGTGCAGTTTCAAATACGTGAAGCCACAGCAAATGGGAGTGCAGTTTATACAGAAACGCATACGCAAGCAACAGACGCTAATGGGATCTTAGTTTTAAACATTGGTACAGGTACTACCAGCGACACATTTAGCGCTATTGATTGGAGTAGCAACGAGCATTGGTTAAATGTACAGATTGACATTACAGGAGGCACTGATTATACGGATTTGAGTACTACCCAATTTATGGCTGTTCCTTATGCTTTAAGTTCAGCAAATTCAGCAACTAAGATAAATCAATTATTAGATGCTAAATCCGATGATGATGGCTCTCAAAACGGATCGTCAGTATTTATTGGAGTTGATTCTGGTTTGGCAGACGACGGTAGCAATAACAGAAACGTTGGTATAGGATTCGAAACTTTAAAAGCCAACACAATTGGCTATAACAATCTTGCCAGCGGCCATTCTGCACTGAAAAATAATACTGAAGGTCACAGCAATGTAGCAAATGGTGCAAATGCGCTTACTTTAAACACCACTGGCTATTCAAATACAGCTATTGGTATTAATACATTATCAGCAAATACCAGCGGCATACAAAATACTGCTTTAGGATACAATTCATTAAGAAATAATACACAAGGATTCGGCAATGTGGCATTGGGAGTTGAAGCCTTATTTTCTAATGCAGAAGGAATTGACAATACTGCCAATGGGTATAGAGCATTATATTCAAATACAAGTGGGATTTGGAATTCTGCACTAGGAAATAGAGCACTTTATTCTAATATAACAGGAAATAACAATACGGCTATTGGACGTTTGGCTTTGTATGATAATATTTCAGGTGATGACAATACTGCAATAGGACGTTCTTCTTTGTATTTAAACACAGAAGGAAATCGCAATACATCTGCTGGTCATTCTGCCTTGTATTCAAATATCACAGGGAATGACAATACCGCAATTGGACGCTCAGCTTTGTTTGCTAATACTTCGGGAGAAAATAACACTTCTATTGGTAGTTATAGTTTATTTACAAATACTACAGGCTCAAACAATACCGCAATGGGACATTCAGCATTGTATTCAAATACCACAGGAGAAAATAATACTGCAATGGGTAATAGTAGCTTGTTAACAAATACTACAGGCTCAAACAATACTACATTAGGTAATTCTGCTTTATACTCTAACACTTCAGGATTCAATAATATAGCAATTGGAATTGATGCCCTATATTTTAACACAATAGGTAATAGTAATACTGCAATTGGTAGTGGGACTTTATATTATAATCTAGATGGTGTAGGCAATACTGCTATGGGCACTGGAGCGTTAGGTGATAATCAAGATGGAACAGGTAATACAGCAATTGGAAATTTATCATTAGATCGAAATAGATCAGGAAACTATAATACCGCATTAGGGGTAAGAGCATTGGATTCTAATAGAAAAGGATTGAATAATACAGCTGTTGGAGCATTTGCATTATCAGATCTTTTTTGTTCCTCTAATTTAATAATACAGAATAATATTGGTATCGGTTATGGTGCTCAAGTACCATCAAATTGTAGCTCTAATCAAGTACGCATTGGTAATACGGCGATAACCTATGCAGGCATCCAAGTTGGTTGGACAGTAACTTCAGACAAGCGTTGGAAAGAAAACATTCGTAAGTTGCCGTATGGTTTAGATATGGTCATGCAATTAGAACCTGTTGATTATACACGAAAAAACAACGAAAATAAAACTAGAGAAATGGGTTTTATTGCTCAAGACTTGGAAGTCTTATTAGCAAAAGTTGGTTATAAAGATCAAGGATTTTTGACTAAAGATGATGACGGATATTTAAGTGTACGTTATAATGATTTTATCGCATTACTTACAAAAGCCCTACAAGAACAACAATCCATTATAGATACTCAAAACTCAAAAATAGACAGGTTCGAAAACCAAATGTCTTCGCTTTCAAAACGATTAGAACATCTTGAAGCTATCAATAATTAA
- a CDS encoding OmpA family protein, giving the protein MKKSFLILILVFVAYSCGDSSDKSKTSGADVSSHSNSNPDAETSADDIDTPSEKTTKSELNDLFNMGKGILETSEKKGDAGFQLDTQMLIDMLVESGVSRESLEKLINNPDSLKVLAQQAMKERVEAQQNEPMLKGRISKEQLTSKKTPTGVSLEEAILIVQAESGPEATMAKLKTIDSLAGTNMMSQLDLTEAGYVIRDVERKHEIPATVEENQKIMAYRNKALNMHSEKESRELLEEFEATEKAIASGKLKASPRFERDIENWKKTVNIFHKDIVRKSEAAKRKFKQLNPNLFYGDEVGISYVGNQKKTVYLPLGPLSFADEVITVNHPKLLTQEVNNVLGEPDVIETYDDATGIYSLGLGGTLTVRFTDNALVDVNGPDLYLFEIGQLEPTDLEISKDGKTWIKIGKIDGGVAEVDIAPFVKPNELFYYVRFKDLKEKSALPGADVDAIAAIGSAMRLNLDSQVLFDSGKSELRPQGITALKALVNSITVLKKGKVIVEGHTDDIGSDETNNALSLARAKSVSKALRNLIPSTQFKWQEKGYGESQPLVENDSDINRAKNRRVEILILPN; this is encoded by the coding sequence ATGAAAAAATCATTCCTTATTTTAATATTGGTGTTTGTGGCATATTCCTGTGGCGACAGCTCAGATAAATCCAAAACCTCTGGAGCTGATGTGAGTTCCCATTCCAATTCAAACCCTGACGCAGAGACTTCAGCTGATGATATAGATACGCCTTCAGAAAAAACTACTAAATCCGAATTAAACGACCTGTTTAATATGGGTAAAGGGATACTTGAAACTTCAGAAAAAAAAGGTGATGCAGGTTTCCAATTGGATACCCAAATGTTAATCGACATGTTGGTGGAAAGTGGCGTTTCTCGTGAGTCCTTGGAAAAACTGATTAATAATCCAGATAGTCTTAAAGTACTTGCGCAACAAGCAATGAAAGAAAGGGTGGAAGCGCAACAAAATGAACCCATGCTTAAGGGTAGAATTTCCAAAGAACAGTTGACTTCAAAAAAAACACCAACTGGCGTCTCATTGGAAGAAGCCATTTTAATAGTGCAAGCCGAATCAGGTCCTGAAGCGACTATGGCAAAATTAAAAACAATAGATTCATTGGCAGGTACCAATATGATGTCTCAACTGGACCTTACAGAAGCAGGCTACGTGATACGTGATGTAGAACGAAAACACGAAATTCCTGCAACTGTGGAAGAAAACCAAAAAATCATGGCCTATAGGAATAAAGCCCTAAACATGCACAGTGAAAAGGAGTCTAGGGAATTGCTTGAAGAATTTGAAGCTACAGAGAAAGCTATAGCTTCAGGTAAGTTAAAGGCAAGCCCCAGATTTGAGCGTGATATTGAGAATTGGAAAAAAACAGTTAATATTTTCCACAAAGATATCGTTCGTAAATCGGAAGCAGCCAAACGGAAATTCAAACAATTAAATCCAAATCTGTTTTACGGTGATGAGGTAGGTATAAGCTATGTGGGTAATCAGAAAAAAACAGTGTATCTGCCGTTGGGACCATTATCCTTTGCTGACGAAGTTATAACCGTAAACCACCCAAAACTTCTAACGCAAGAGGTGAATAATGTCCTCGGCGAGCCAGATGTTATAGAAACGTATGACGATGCTACTGGTATCTATAGTCTTGGACTTGGAGGCACTCTTACGGTTCGATTTACAGACAATGCTTTAGTGGACGTTAATGGACCCGATTTGTATTTGTTTGAAATTGGGCAATTGGAACCTACAGACCTAGAAATTTCTAAAGATGGTAAAACTTGGATTAAAATAGGAAAGATTGATGGAGGCGTGGCAGAAGTGGATATTGCTCCATTTGTAAAACCGAATGAGCTTTTTTATTACGTACGGTTCAAAGATCTTAAAGAAAAAAGTGCATTACCAGGAGCAGATGTCGATGCCATTGCAGCCATTGGTTCTGCGATGCGATTGAATCTGGACAGTCAAGTGTTATTCGATTCTGGTAAAAGTGAATTAAGACCCCAAGGCATTACTGCTTTAAAAGCATTGGTAAATAGTATCACCGTACTCAAAAAAGGGAAAGTCATCGTTGAAGGTCATACCGACGATATAGGAAGTGATGAAACCAATAATGCCTTGTCTTTAGCACGTGCCAAAAGTGTATCTAAAGCTTTGAGAAACTTAATACCTAGCACCCAATTTAAATGGCAAGAAAAAGGCTATGGAGAATCTCAACCGTTGGTAGAAAATGACTCGGACATAAACAGAGCAAAAAATAGAAGGGTTGAGATTTTGATCTTGCCAAATTAG